The Fibrobacter sp. genome includes the window GGAAGATATTTCTAAGAAACCGGAAAGTGATCTGTCGACAGATGATGATATTACCGGGGTGGAACCGGAAATTGCCGAAGATCTCAGCTCTGAAAAGGCAGATGAGGATGATCTGTCGATAGTGGGTTTTCAAGAGGAGCGTAATGAACCGGCTAAGAGTGATGATATCGGGAGTTCAGGCGGTGATGATGCGGTGCTTATCTCCTGGAATGATATAAAGCAGCAGTTTGAGGAAGTCAGTCTGGAAGATGAATCTCCTGAGGAAAAAACTGTGGCACTTGTACCGGAGTTGGATGGCTCAGAGGAAGATACTGCCGGTACAGGTACTCTATCGGATGACAATGTTGAAAATGAAGTGATGACTGTTTTGCCTGAGTCCGTGAGTGTCGAAGAGGATAGTAAAGACACCGGTGAACGGGAAGAAGCACCCGGTTTCAGGTATGAGATGGAAAAAGTATTTACAGGTGAAGAACCGCTTACAGATGAAACACCGGGTGGTTCCGTACCGGAAAAAGAGTCTGCCGCCGAGATTGCCCGGGACGACAGAGAAGAAGTGGAGGCTGAACCGGAACCGGTTGAGAGTTCATATTCGATTCCGGACCATGTATTAACACCTACACTTGCCGATATCTATTATCAGCAGGGACAGTACGCTCTGGCGGTTCAGATTTACACCAGATTGCTTGACAGAGATCCTGAAAACGGAAAGCTGAAGAGGAGGCTGGAGG containing:
- a CDS encoding tetratricopeptide repeat protein, whose product is EDISKKPESDLSTDDDITGVEPEIAEDLSSEKADEDDLSIVGFQEERNEPAKSDDIGSSGGDDAVLISWNDIKQQFEEVSLEDESPEEKTVALVPELDGSEEDTAGTGTLSDDNVENEVMTVLPESVSVEEDSKDTGEREEAPGFRYEMEKVFTGEEPLTDETPGGSVPEKESAAEIARDDREEVEAEPEPVESSYSIPDHVLTPTLADIYYQQGQYALAVQIYTRLLDRDPENGKLKRRLEEVKQAMLINGAAAPEVKPQKPSRTSVKGKSGSEKRMMHSSGRTSGKKKSSGDKRPLAGVRIKKNKKSSRGKKA